A DNA window from Cutaneotrichosporon cavernicola HIS019 DNA, chromosome: 2 contains the following coding sequences:
- the APN1 gene encoding uncharacterized protein (AP endonuclease family 2), whose product MARPTRAAAAAAAAKRARSSSLSLTDTESPPPKKMPKKASTASTAKATASKASSKAVGKTASSRKLAFPPAGLEGPYPARLGNPPFAFPPAPELIPPGATTPQVSGGLLSAADALSRPLLIGAHVSAAGGVATALLRAAKLGANGLALFVKGHRTWKSKPLEEEAIERFRETMKPEREGGVGYGPESILVHGNYLINLGNPDETKWNTAYECFRDDLDRCHKLGVKLYNWHPGSTVGACTKDESFALVAKAINRVHKEVPEVITVIENMANAGSNILGTAFADLAAMIALVDDKARVRVCLDTCHTFAAGYDLRTPETYASTMDEFSKVVGFEYLAGIHLNDSKAPLGGNKDLHENIGLGEIGLTGFRELVRDPRMAGIPMALETPSGPEDGVMSEIWAKEVALLYEIQAVPDTEWEERKVEIEARWRKERDAISPPKAKSVKKTASKKGKKKQRSESEADDSD is encoded by the exons ATGGCTCGTCccactcgcgccgccgcagcggcggccgctGCAAAACGCGCACGCTCATCCTCCCTCAGCCTGACAGACACCGAGTCTCCGCCTCCCAAAAAGATGCCCAAGAAGGCATCCACGGCCTCAACTGCCAAAGCAACCGCGTCCAAGGCATCCTCCAAAGCCGTCGGAAAgacggcctcgtcgcgcaaGCTTGCCTTCCCCCCAGCAGGCCTTGAGGGGCCCTACCCCGCGCGCCTGGGCAACCCGCCCTTCGCCTTCCCTCCTGCGCCGGAACTCATTCCACCGGGCGCAACCACACCGCAAGTCAGCGGCGGCCTCCTGTCCGCTGCTGACGCGCTCAGCCGCCCCCTCCTGATCGGAGCGCACGTCAGCGCGGCTGGCGGTGTCGCGAccgccctcctccgagCTGCTAAGTTAGGTGCGAACGGCCTAGCGCTGTTCGTCAAAGGCCACCGGACGTGGAAGTCTAAGCcgcttgaggaggaggcgatTGAGAGGTTCAGGGAGACGATGAAGCCAGAGAGGGAGGGCG GCGTGGGTTACGGACCCGAGAgcatcctcgtccacgGTAACTATCTTATCAATCTGGG AAACCCTGACGA aacCAAGTGGAACACGGCGTACGAGTGCTTCCGCGACGATCTGGACCGGTGCcacaagctcggcgtcaaACTGTACAACTGGCACCCTGGAAGCACTGTCGGCGCGTGCACCAAGGACGAGTCCTTCGCGCTGGTTGCCAAAGCCATCAACCGCGTGCACAAAGAGGTTCCCGAGGTAATCACGGTAATCGAGAACATG gcgAATGCAGGCTCCAACATCCTCGGAACGGCGTTTGCCGACCTCGCAGCAATGATCGCGCTGGTGGACGACAAGGCACGCGTCCGCGTCTGCCTCGACACCTGTCACACGTTCGCTGCTGGCTATGACCTGCGCACACCCGAGACCTACGCCTCCACCATGGACGAGTTCTCCAAGGTGGTCGGGTTCGAGTACCTCGCCGGCATTCACCTGAACGACTCTAAAGCGCCTCTAGGCGGCAACAAGGACCTACACGAGAACATCGGTCTTGGCGAGATTGGCCTGACTGGTTTCAGGGAGCTGGTGCGCGACCCGCGCATGGCGGGCATCCCGATGGCGCTCGAGACACCGAGTGGGCCCGAGGACGGAGTCATGTCCGAGATCTGGGCGAAGGAGGTCGCGCTTCTTTACGAGATCCAGGCTGTACCTGACACCGAATgggaggagcgcaaggtcgaAATTgaggcgaggtggaggaaaGAACGGGACGCGATTTCGCCGCCCAAGGCTAAGTCTGTCAAGAAGACCGCAAGCAAAAAGGGAAAGAAGAAGCAAaggagcgagagcgaggccgATGACAGCGATTAG